The Solea senegalensis isolate Sse05_10M linkage group LG12, IFAPA_SoseM_1, whole genome shotgun sequence DNA segment ggagcgTGCTCTGCTCTCAGTCGGACGGTTCCCACAGAAGTGACTGAATATGAATGAGGAGTTTCCCCCGATGAAGACGCGCAGCGCCAGGGGGATGGGCTTCTGGAGGAACCGCAAAGATGGCGGCGATTTACTGGAGCTGAACGATGGACGTATTATAaaaactggatagagcaccgccccctttggctccgttcattcctatggagtggATTTTAGTCCtcataaagcagcaaatacaagaaaacacagtgaggacaccttatagacataatgcagaggtgtcaaactggcagcctgaggaccacatgtggcccgccaaTCGATTgcatgcggcccaccacttaatatcagcCTGTtgcaataatatacagtataattaacTTTATATAAGtgcaatatacatatacaatatctCATGTTATGTATACAAGCTTGCTTTGTGTTTTGATcatagttttagtttttgctATTAATAgtgtatataattataattaaattaaattcactaTCCCCTTAACCTCACCCtgaccatcacaactaagtgcctaactcTTACCCTACCTTAATCTAAACCCCATAGTTGTGGTAGTACTGTGTAATATGGagtaaaagaatgaaagaaagaaatcagcCAATGAAACTTTAAATTCAGATCAACTTCTTTCGGGTTGTTGCTTTGGGTATAGTGTAAATGTGAAAGATGTGCCATGAAAGGATAgtggaaacattttttattaatacaatttttaaatatttgttcatcattttgacaacatcctCTCTTGCTATTGTTCATTACGTCATtactcattaaaaaaaggattcTGTTTAAAAATCATGTTTCCCTTACAATTAAACtgtcatacatttatataaacaagACCTCCTTTAACATTTTGGCCAAGCACtcacatacatttttatgatttcagacattttgtagtaataatatataaaaacattttatcattACAGGCCTGTCCTTCACTACACACTGGAACCTGAAGATTCACAAAGGTTCAGGGATCAGGTCTGATGTGATGGTGTCTGGTGGAGACTGTGGACCACATCCTCACTCTCAGGTGCCAGGACACACAACCAGGTCTCACTGCCTCTGTTCCTGACGTTCCTTCAGGGCAAGTATGGCTTTCCGGTAAAGATCTATCAGGAGACAGGGTCATGTTTTTGAAAACAGCAGAATGGATCTCATCACTTTAAGTGTTATTGTGCGGGACTGATGGACAGAAGAAGTGGATGAGGCTCACCAAAGGTTGCAGAGAGGTCCACAGGTTGAGAGTAAGCTCTCGGCATCTCCTCTGTGTTGATCTTATTCTTCCTTTTCACTTTCACaactttcctcttcttcctcttttcccctTTGGCTAGACACATGACAGCAGAAAGGTTAGATTTCCAGTCTTGAGAAGTTAACAAACAGAGATTAGAGGAAGTTGATAACTCATATACAACCTTTGAGTGGCTTCTCGTCGTTGTCCAGAGACTCTGGCGTGTCCACGGtctcttttttcacttttggtTTGCGGTTCATTTTGCCCTTTTTGGGGGGGATCAGGGCACTGCTGGCTTGCTGACCAGAGTTGTCCTGGTCTCCTTCATTACTgtcaccctcctcttcctccctctgttcATTTGCTTCATCTTGATCTTTTTCACCTCCTTTGTCCTTAACTGGCTTGTTCTTCCTCTTTGACTTCAGCTTCTTTTTAATTGTCGACTCCtggaagaaaaaatatatatatttatagtgaTATCCATCTTATAATATATCATTAGGCTACAAAGGATGTCACCGTTATGGTCATGCTTTCCTGACCTTTTGCAGCATGTTCCGAATGGGTTGCAGCTTTCCTTCGCCCTTGCTCGTTTTCTCCTTGTCTTTTGGCCGATGAACCTGACGAAGATCTGACTTGCTGGTCTGCATTCTGAGATAAAAAGATATTCAACATTAAGGTCAGCGTTCACCAgtatttttatgtgtaaaaGTCTCCGTTGACCTTTTGGTTTGAATTCAAAGGCTTTTCTTACTGCTCTGCCCTGGTCTTCCTGCgcgttttctttgtttttccattcttctccctctctctcgtctcCAGAGGCCTCTTGCTGTCGTGGGCTACGCGGATACACAGCTCAGCATAATCCAGATACACAGCACGCAGCAGCCAGCGAAGTCCTCGCAGGGTCTTTCTGTCCGACCAGCGCCGCAAGTCCATTAAGGCTGAACAAGGCTCCTGAGAGGGACAGGGGTGCGGTCAGTTTGTCTGAAGGTATAGATGTCTGGGGGTTTGCTGTGAAGGAAGTCTACCCGCCAAATGTACTgcaatctgtgtgttttttgagagCAGTACTTACAATATGGCACAGAGAGCGGCTCTGATTGACCAGCTTTTCAAGAGACAGAGTCTCAATCAGCTCACTTCCCAGCAACGCGTTCATTTTGTCCTGTTTGTTTGCCAACCTGAAACAAGGACGTTCCAACACAGGTTTTAATTAAGTGAGTTACTGTTACCTCTGTAGTTTCCCTGCTCAGCCACCAGAGAGCACTGTTTTCACAGCTCATGgttttaaagatccagtgtgtaacatttagagggGCAGACATTGAATATATACTACATTTAAATATGGTTTTATGGTTAAATATGGGGGTTTGTTGCCTTAACATAAGGCTTTTTATATTTCCTTAAggcaggggcctcaaactcaaaatgacctgggggccagtgaacttctggtctggtcaggagggggccagtcaagtacaGGTAAAATGAACTGCTTAatgattagaaattaaaatcaTATCTTGATAACCCATAATGATGTTGCAATCAAACATATTTTGGATGATATTGCACACTatttcaaagcaaaaatgtttgttttgatagaaagttcacaaccaaaaaaaacacatttactgtatgatgcaaaatgaatcagtaAATAACAGACAAAATATATCAATTAATTAAACACTAGACAACctcatatatataattaaatgtcacatttaataatgtgataaataaaaccTAATGTATTATTGTAAAAATATTGTTCCCTGTTGGTCAGTTGGGCCAGTTTtcatcaatcttttttttaaagtgtaaaaagtGTGCCTTAAGGTAAGGAGCTTGTTTTTCAGAGGCCGTCATCTTGAGCTGCCGCGTTTCTACAGCAGTTGGGATGGATTTTACAATTTGAAAATCAAGCTGGAGAGAGGAAACAACAGGGAGTTGTGGAAGTGTTAACATCCTTTCTATTATGTGAAGGCCACAAAAGATGACTGATGCCATTTCCCTATTGAAAGAAAGGGTGACCTGAGAGGTCCTGCTGTCCTTTTGTTGCACTCTGCTGTCTCACTAATTCTAACACACTTGAgcttttagtcacatttcaaattcaGGAATGAAGTTGTGGTTTACTTACACAAGTATGGGTTTCCCAGCCACTCTTGGCTGCTTCAGCAGATCAGCCAGAACGTCCCTGACCTCCTTCATCCTCTGCCTGTCACTGGAGTCCACCACAAAGATGATCCCGTGGGCCTCAGAGTAGAGCTCCCTCCAGCCTCCTCTCGACTCCGCCGAACCTCCCACGTCCAACAGGGTGACCAGGTAGTTCTCCACCCTCAGCTCGTTTCGTACACAGCCGTGAGTGGGTCCTGATTCCACGCCGTGGTGGACTGAAGACGACACACAGTGAAAGTTTGTTCATTATGTCACGCCATCATTCGCGGTTAAATCAGTGTTAAAGTTACGGTTGAGTTACCTCTCAGCAGTCCTCTGATGGAGGAGGTTTTTCCTGCTTTGTCAAGACCAACCACAGAAATGGTCACTTTTCTGCAGACAGATATACAGCATagagtatttattatttataactaTTAATCTATTTGGATTATTCGTCTAGTGGTTTGACTTTTAACTCAGCAAGAAAGAATTTCATTGCACAGAGAACCATGTTTTTCTTGCCGTACATATGACTGTACATAAACTCTttaaatcttgaatcttgaaaataCAttccggccactttattaggtacacctgttctgCCATAAATTCTACATTTATGACACctgtaatgtttgtttctttgtttgtttgtgagtttgAAATGACACATAATAGCAAGTATAACATAATTTAGACATTTTGAATATTGTCAATATTCAGCCAGCatgtcagaatcagaatcagaatcagaatcgtttttttattgccaagtacaTTTACACACGCAAGCAATTTGACTTGGTGTTTTGATGCATTTAAAATAGAACAAactaaaatgagaaaataaagataaaaaaccTCAGCTATAAAAGAAATTTATACAGTATCACAACCAATATTTACATACGGGGCAGTGGGTTGAAAGGAgttatagttgttgtttttatatggtCTGCATTAATATGACGCATAAATCTACATTTGTTAACATAATGTCGGCTGAATTGTGGGCAGGAtgacagtttgttttcatgtgggggggtgggggcaggaCAGGGATGCTGTTCATGAGATGTCGATGTCAGTGTGGGTcccataagggttatattcCTGTGTTTACCCACATGTGTGTCCCATCTGGGTCCATGTTtctgaaaccatatgggacaTGCATAttgcccacttagtacccaaGTAGCAATAGGCAAACCCAGTTAGGACCCATACTGTAAGCCCGATATATaatataacccttatggggcccacattGACATGCTGGCTTAATGCTAAACACAATGGAGTTTTTAAAGAGTAAAGACAGATGTTAAGGCTGTTAAAGCTGTACTAAGCTGTACTGTACAAACCTGGACGCGGACAAACTGCCAGTTTACAAACAGGTCAGGTTTAGCGATAAACAGAAATCATGCCAGGTTGTCAGGTAAACTCATTACAGTGAAAAATCCAGAAAGGAAACCTGCACTCAAATGTTAAGTAGAGTGCTGTCTCTTTaagtttgaacaaaaataagCTTTCCTTAGGCAAATATCCACAAGgttcatcttttttgttttgtaaaatataaTCATTCCTGGAGGTTATGTTTCTTGATTGCTGTGAAGGTTTTGccttatatatacagtatataatataataacacatGCATTGCTGAGTGCAGTCTTCTATCAGACTCACCTGACTGGCTCTTGTATTTTGGAGACCCAGCTGCACCAATTGCTCATTAGGTTGAACATGTTTACTTGAGGTGAACAAGGCGAGCACAGAGGCCACCATCGTCTCTGGAACTGGTACCTGCGAACAGATGGTGCAGTCGCAGAAACACACACGGTCACACATGGGAGTCACCTTTGACCTTAGCAGACATGCACAGATGGTCAGACACTGAGGTGGTGCTCTGACTGCcaagtctctctctcgctctctttcttcaTAATTATCCAAATATAAATAGCATAATGTCAATAATTCCTCTGGATTTGTCTTTGCATCAACCTGTTTACAGAAGCATCTTTCATGAGTACGAGTTGTTCTGCTGCATCCTGTGAACCACAcatagcatgtgtgtgtgtttgtcgtcGTGCCATGCACTAAAATAAACAGCGGATCTGTCTGTCCTTTGTCCGCTGCATCTGTTCAGGTGCAGTAATCTGCTAAAGCTTGTTGCGATTGAcctgttgttaatgttgttaacAAGCAGCCtcgttttttttcactttgtgacatttaaattcaaatccgatactgagtaaaaaaatgtcggcctgaattaaaaaaataaatacattcatgcaccttggaaactttggcagtgaatgaggaagacaggtaaatgatgatgagaacaagtgaatgatgatgaggacaggtgaatgaggaggacaggtaaatgaggAAGACagatgaacgatgaggacagtgAATGaggaagacaggtgaatgatgaagacaggtgaattggcattaattaaggtccctgggTGAGTGAgtaagcatttgtgacctttgacccattctGACGGAtacattgtgtgtttacatattttattttgtcagcattttaactggtttttaattacttttgcctttaattaaaaacaattaacatgatatttgtgttcccttgtccttttcTCACGACACAACTAAGTAACTTTtcctctgagtacattttaaacatgttacttttttactttaacttgagtacaatTTTTAGATCAGTATTTTCACTTGTGCTTAAGTAataatgttatcaaaatagtggtacttttacttgagtagaatatttcagtgctctttccacctctggtcaCCGGAGTAAAAGTTGATCTTGGTGTAAAGGTTTGAATAGatctttttcaaataaaacaaaaataacttcaCAAAGAACATTAAGCACCGAGTAAAACTGTAAAgtacaatgaaaaaaagaaagagtgcaAATAAACAGCATGCAggtcataaataaacacatgagcAGACAGTACACATGGGTAGTAAAAATGCTGTTAATCAATGGATTCAGCACTAAATGACCTAATATAGCTAATCAAAAATTATAAACTTTGAAGAACTGGAGAAATTCAAGGAATACTTACAGCAGCAAGTCGATGTCCATGCATTTGTTTGGATGCTCGTCTCTGTCAACATCTTCTATCCACCAGTATTAAAACCAATTAGCGTTACACTAAGCCTTTGGTCACCTCATGTGGGAGGCACCAATCGCACAATCCTCTGAGCCACTTCATCCCACGCCATTGGATGACATGGTTCTTCTTTGACTGGACCAAATGCAGGAGCGCACGTGATGTGCAGTGATCTTTTCCCTGTTGTTTACAGTCTGCTGGAATTTAGGCGAGTCCAGAGCTATGAATGAAACCAAGGTTTACTGAGAATTAGTTGTGTTATGGTGATATTTAACCATTAAACGATTGTTTATTATGTGAAAAATGTGCTTAACCCTTAGTACTCAAGTGCACCTATGATTATTTGCTGtaagaataatacacaactccttataccTGCGGGTGTgtatttataggtcacatattcaggctttaaaaatgtggttttttttgtcttcttatgatTAATTTTGAATCGCATTTTAAGTAGTGATATCAAGTAGcaagaagtcacaaaatggagcgttttttcctttatttttgttgataaaaacgagccaagagaactttgaactgtgacgtatttccaaatttcacaaattcaacccgattttaaacattttgagtactttttgctcaggtgtgtttatataattcTTATACCCTCTTTAATACACGATAACATACTGAATTTAGTGGCAGTCAGCTGT contains these protein-coding regions:
- the arl13a gene encoding ADP-ribosylation factor-like protein 13A, whose amino-acid sequence is MDIDLLLYQFQRRWWPLCSPCSPQVNMFNLMSNWCSWVSKIQEPVRKVTISVVGLDKAGKTSSIRGLLRVHHGVESGPTHGCVRNELRVENYLVTLLDVGGSAESRGGWRELYSEAHGIIFVVDSSDRQRMKEVRDVLADLLKQPRVAGKPILVLANKQDKMNALLGSELIETLSLEKLVNQSRSLCHIEPCSALMDLRRWSDRKTLRGLRWLLRAVYLDYAELCIRVAHDSKRPLETREREKNGKTKKTRRKTRAEQMQTSKSDLRQVHRPKDKEKTSKGEGKLQPIRNMLQKESTIKKKLKSKRKNKPVKDKGGEKDQDEANEQREEEEGDSNEGDQDNSGQQASSALIPPKKGKMNRKPKVKKETVDTPESLDNDEKPLKAKGEKRKKRKVVKVKRKNKINTEEMPRAYSQPVDLSATFDLYRKAILALKERQEQRQ